One Bacteroidota bacterium genomic window carries:
- a CDS encoding Fic family protein — MYLYNNQNWPIFQWNSEKLLPLLSYVRNRQGKLIGKMGALGFELRNEANLEILTQEILKSTEIEGEFLNREQVRSSIARRLGLEISGLVYSERNVDGIVDLMIDATKNYDKELNRERLFSWHSSLFPTGQSGMYKIIAGNWRDDSTGPMQVVSGALGKEKVHYQAPPAAQLENEMRIFFDWFNLEQNTDLVLKSAIAHLWFVTLHPFEDGNGRISRALSDMLLARSDEQSYRFYSMSTQIRKERNSYYDILEKTQKSGLDITSWLEWFLNCLLHSIENSESLLEKIIYKHSFWLTQTRVNINDRQRKILNMLMDEFEGVLNTTKWAKIGKCSQDTALRDIQDLIEKGILIKSEQGGRSTNYEMK; from the coding sequence ATGTATCTATACAACAATCAAAATTGGCCAATTTTTCAATGGAATAGTGAAAAACTTTTACCATTGCTGTCATATGTGAGAAACAGGCAAGGAAAGCTTATTGGGAAAATGGGAGCATTGGGATTCGAACTACGCAACGAAGCAAATCTTGAAATTTTAACTCAGGAGATTTTAAAATCTACAGAAATTGAGGGTGAATTTCTCAACAGAGAACAAGTAAGATCGTCAATCGCGAGACGACTAGGATTAGAAATATCAGGATTAGTATATTCTGAACGTAATGTTGACGGAATTGTTGATCTGATGATAGATGCAACCAAGAACTATGACAAAGAACTAAATAGAGAACGGCTATTCTCTTGGCATTCTTCGCTTTTTCCAACTGGACAAAGTGGAATGTACAAAATAATAGCTGGAAACTGGCGTGACGATTCAACCGGACCAATGCAGGTTGTGTCTGGAGCATTAGGAAAGGAAAAAGTTCACTATCAAGCGCCGCCAGCGGCTCAACTTGAAAATGAAATGCGGATTTTCTTTGATTGGTTTAATTTGGAACAAAATACTGATTTGGTACTTAAATCTGCAATTGCACATTTATGGTTTGTAACACTTCATCCTTTTGAAGACGGGAACGGTAGAATTTCAAGAGCACTAAGTGATATGTTGCTAGCACGTTCTGATGAACAATCGTATAGATTTTATAGTATGTCGACACAAATCAGAAAAGAAAGAAATTCCTATTATGACATATTGGAAAAAACTCAGAAAAGTGGTTTAGACATTACCAGTTGGCTCGAATGGTTTTTGAATTGTTTATTACATTCCATTGAGAATTCTGAATCGCTTCTTGAGAAAATAATTTATAAACACTCTTTTTGGTTAACGCAAACTAGAGTAAACATAAATGACAGACAAAGAAAAATTCTGAATATGCTAATGGACGAATTTGAAGGAGTATTAAATACAACAAAATGGGCAAAGATTGGAAAATGTTCACAAGATACAGCTTTGCGTGATATTCAAGATTTAATTGAAAAAGGAATTTTGATAAAAAGTGAACAAGGAGGTCGAAGTACAAATTATGAAATGAAATGA
- a CDS encoding DUF4852 domain-containing protein yields MQYISRESEITKDLAKEYLYLFEREKFNSIREDEFEFHKGIKNTQAELNSLIAKQNKNEIFTILFEDEVENYDFDSESFPIKWIHNGTQVYSDLWEGLTPDDINRDRVKLTDLRISFINTSEFKSIPLPMDKANAFVKFKKDENGNVDRDIFMKIGFRITGISDGKIVTESYFSGEKYLLAEIVYIDFFAVDNERYINYYHWWLNRMEK; encoded by the coding sequence TTGCAATATATATCAAGAGAGTCTGAGATTACTAAAGATTTAGCAAAGGAGTATTTATACCTATTTGAGAGGGAAAAATTCAATTCAATACGAGAAGATGAATTTGAATTTCATAAAGGAATTAAAAATACTCAAGCAGAGCTAAATAGTTTGATAGCGAAACAAAACAAAAATGAAATATTCACTATACTTTTCGAAGATGAAGTGGAAAACTACGATTTTGATTCAGAGTCTTTTCCTATAAAATGGATTCATAATGGAACACAAGTTTATAGCGACTTATGGGAAGGATTAACACCTGATGATATAAATAGAGATCGTGTTAAATTAACTGACTTGCGTATTAGTTTTATAAATACATCTGAATTTAAAAGTATACCACTACCTATGGATAAGGCAAATGCCTTTGTAAAATTCAAAAAGGATGAAAACGGGAATGTTGATAGGGATATTTTTATGAAAATAGGCTTTAGAATAACTGGAATATCGGACGGAAAAATTGTAACTGAGAGTTATTTTAGCGGAGAAAAGTATCTTTTAGCAGAGATTGTATACATAGACTTTTTTGCTGTTGATAATGAGAGATATATAAATTATTATCATTGGTGGTTGAATAGAATGGAAAAATAA
- a CDS encoding type IV toxin-antitoxin system AbiEi family antitoxin, with protein MNAKEYIKYLLSIENYSFSLDEIAKETAGSSNSLKFELLRLSEKGEIVNLRKGFYLIITPRYSSAKKLPLQLYCEKLFKYLDRNYYVGLFSAAKFNGASHQQVQRDYLITEKPKFNDISKNNIDIRFFTTTNWSDKNIQQKKSDAGIFKISSPALTIVDLIHHQTKLGGINRLLATIEELTEELTESDLSELLNWYPNKSTLQRFGFLLEELGMDEKFQEMIYTELKTKNFFPVLLSPKSKEKPGAVDNKWKVDVNVKLESDL; from the coding sequence ATGAATGCAAAAGAATATATAAAATATCTGTTATCAATTGAGAACTACTCATTTTCATTGGATGAGATTGCTAAAGAAACAGCAGGTAGCAGTAATTCTTTAAAATTTGAACTCCTTAGATTGTCAGAGAAAGGAGAAATAGTAAATCTTAGAAAGGGATTTTATTTAATAATCACACCTAGATATTCTTCAGCGAAAAAACTCCCTCTACAACTTTACTGTGAAAAATTATTTAAATATCTGGATAGGAATTATTATGTAGGCTTATTTTCCGCAGCTAAATTTAATGGAGCAAGTCACCAACAGGTTCAGCGAGATTACTTAATAACTGAGAAACCAAAATTTAACGATATATCAAAAAACAATATAGACATTCGGTTTTTCACAACAACCAACTGGTCTGATAAAAATATTCAGCAAAAGAAATCAGATGCAGGGATTTTTAAAATTTCCAGCCCGGCTTTGACAATTGTTGATTTAATACATCATCAGACAAAATTGGGTGGAATAAACAGATTGCTTGCAACAATTGAGGAACTGACAGAAGAGTTAACAGAATCTGATTTGTCAGAACTTTTAAACTGGTATCCGAATAAAAGTACTTTGCAAAGATTCGGATTTTTGCTTGAAGAACTTGGTATGGATGAAAAGTTTCAAGAAATGATTTATACAGAACTAAAAACAAAAAACTTCTTCCCAGTTTTATTAAGCCCAAAATCAAAAGAAAAACCAGGTGCAGTTGATAATAAGTGGAAAGTAGATGTTAATGTAAAATTAGAAAGCGATTTATGA
- a CDS encoding IS701 family transposase, whose protein sequence is MRNIERISEDLGANYHQMQHFITESNWDHRVLINQVAQEVSQVLPKRKLTGLIIDESGWVKKGDHSVGVGHQYCGNVGKLSNSQVAVFACLSNGDFASMVDARLYLPKAWCDDKTRCEKAGVPVKHRTFKTKLELALEIIRQQVTNGIIFDFIGGDGYYGNDVDFASSIDLLGYLYMLDIHKDQKIYLERPDLAIPERKSNKGREPKKLKATTDELSVSKYLQTLNDENWQRISVRNTAKGVLVADYHFIKLWIINNSKMQVEQRLLVIRKTKTKEGKDEIKYSFTNANLEQYTKKAIAYMQAQRYFVEHCIKESKQILGLDQFQTRKWLAWQHQVALNFLVSSFILKEKLHCFDDLPLLSARDIKEFITFKLYKQMTEEQMIDRIYDRHLKRQRDINYSYSKL, encoded by the coding sequence ATGCGCAATATTGAAAGAATAAGCGAAGATTTGGGAGCTAACTACCATCAAATGCAGCACTTTATAACTGAGTCTAACTGGGATCATCGAGTTTTGATAAATCAAGTAGCCCAGGAAGTAAGCCAGGTTTTACCCAAAAGAAAACTTACAGGATTGATTATTGATGAAAGTGGTTGGGTAAAAAAAGGCGACCATAGCGTAGGCGTTGGACATCAATATTGTGGGAATGTAGGGAAACTATCAAATAGTCAGGTTGCGGTATTTGCTTGTTTAAGTAATGGGGATTTTGCATCAATGGTTGATGCCCGACTATACCTTCCCAAGGCTTGGTGTGACGACAAGACAAGATGCGAAAAAGCAGGCGTTCCTGTAAAGCACCGAACATTTAAAACTAAGCTCGAACTGGCATTAGAAATTATTCGCCAGCAAGTAACCAATGGCATCATCTTCGATTTTATTGGAGGCGATGGTTATTATGGTAACGATGTGGATTTTGCCAGCAGCATAGATTTGCTTGGTTATCTGTACATGCTGGATATCCATAAAGACCAAAAAATATATTTGGAACGTCCTGACTTGGCTATTCCCGAGCGAAAAAGCAATAAGGGTCGTGAACCCAAGAAATTAAAAGCAACTACAGACGAATTAAGTGTATCAAAATATTTACAGACTTTAAATGACGAAAATTGGCAGCGTATTAGTGTTCGTAATACAGCCAAAGGAGTTCTTGTAGCTGACTATCATTTTATAAAGCTTTGGATAATCAATAACAGTAAAATGCAAGTAGAGCAAAGGTTACTGGTTATCCGTAAAACGAAAACCAAAGAAGGCAAGGACGAAATAAAATATTCTTTTACCAATGCTAATCTTGAACAATACACTAAGAAAGCTATAGCCTATATGCAAGCACAACGGTACTTTGTAGAACATTGCATAAAAGAATCAAAACAGATACTCGGGCTAGACCAGTTTCAGACACGAAAATGGCTTGCATGGCAACACCAGGTTGCATTAAACTTTTTGGTCTCGTCATTTATTTTAAAAGAAAAATTGCATTGCTTTGATGATTTACCTTTACTATCGGCTCGTGATATTAAAGAATTTATCACTTTTAAACTTTATAAACAGATGACCGAAGAACAAATGATTGATAGAATTTATGACCGGCATTTAAAACGACAGCGTGATATAAATTACTCATATTCAAAATTGTAA
- a CDS encoding FRG domain-containing protein, with translation MNAIKIINCTDKSIPFNAREYLNFIRKSNDFWWNENYEKCEWIFRGQWNSNWNLKPSAWREPNTTLDPLIKKIDDSQDYQDQDINEFEKKFMLQTQAEIKAVADFTNLARILGFKIPEKNFHTPSYSDKVQHSSDFFLKDHFPLAQHHGIPTRLLDWTTDPVFAAYFAVGREYRNEEEFENICIWAFNKKRYSEVWSTNENKLFAINTFLILIMEMNT, from the coding sequence ATGAATGCCATTAAAATTATTAATTGTACAGATAAATCCATTCCTTTTAATGCGAGAGAATATTTGAATTTTATTAGAAAATCTAATGATTTTTGGTGGAATGAAAACTATGAAAAATGTGAGTGGATTTTTCGTGGTCAATGGAACAGTAATTGGAATTTAAAACCATCTGCTTGGAGAGAGCCAAATACTACATTAGACCCATTAATAAAGAAAATTGATGATTCACAAGATTACCAAGACCAAGACATTAATGAATTTGAAAAAAAATTCATGTTACAAACGCAAGCGGAAATTAAGGCTGTGGCTGATTTCACAAATTTGGCAAGGATTTTAGGTTTTAAAATACCGGAAAAGAATTTTCATACGCCATCATATTCTGATAAAGTTCAACATTCTTCTGATTTTTTTCTTAAAGACCATTTTCCTCTTGCTCAACATCATGGAATCCCAACTAGACTTTTAGATTGGACTACTGACCCTGTATTTGCAGCATATTTTGCAGTCGGCAGAGAATATAGGAATGAAGAAGAATTTGAAAACATATGTATTTGGGCTTTTAATAAAAAAAGATATTCAGAAGTTTGGAGTACAAATGAAAATAAACTGTTTGCTATAAATACCTTTTTGATTTTAATCATGGAAATGAATACATAA
- a CDS encoding nucleotidyltransferase domain-containing protein, which translates to MVTRESAINTARLFINDCQSNGLTFHKVFLFGSAAKEMTHEWSDIDLLLISDQFSDNVFENLKLYSKINIKYPVIETHPYPTKYYYEGDDFIKEISKESIEIMPTPNTRS; encoded by the coding sequence ATGGTTACAAGAGAAAGTGCAATAAATACAGCAAGATTATTTATTAATGATTGCCAATCAAATGGACTGACTTTTCATAAGGTATTTTTATTTGGTTCTGCTGCAAAAGAAATGACTCATGAGTGGTCTGACATTGATTTGTTATTAATTTCCGACCAATTCAGTGATAATGTTTTTGAGAATTTAAAATTGTACTCAAAGATTAATATAAAATATCCTGTGATTGAGACTCACCCCTATCCAACAAAATATTATTATGAGGGTGATGATTTTATTAAGGAGATAAGTAAAGAAAGTATAGAAATAATGCCTACACCTAACACGCGGTCATAA
- a CDS encoding HEPN domain-containing protein codes for MKTKEEHIDFWLTQADDDWTAVDTLFKGRNYLQSLFFAHLVIEKICKALWIKHNDGNVPPRTHNLIHLLSTTPIKLDDDRSEFMLSLNRFQLEGRYPDYLTKMHNICNEPFTTDMIDKTNKLRLWLQEKVQ; via the coding sequence ATGAAAACAAAAGAAGAACATATTGATTTTTGGCTAACTCAGGCTGATGACGATTGGACTGCTGTTGATACCTTATTCAAAGGTCGAAATTATTTGCAATCATTGTTTTTTGCCCACTTGGTGATTGAAAAAATATGTAAAGCATTATGGATTAAGCATAATGATGGAAATGTACCTCCGAGAACTCACAATTTAATTCATTTGCTTTCAACTACACCAATAAAATTGGATGATGATAGAAGTGAATTCATGTTGAGTTTGAACCGATTTCAGTTAGAGGGTCGATACCCAGATTATTTGACAAAAATGCATAATATTTGTAATGAGCCATTTACGACCGATATGATTGATAAAACAAATAAATTGAGATTATGGTTACAAGAGAAAGTGCAATAA
- a CDS encoding BtrH N-terminal domain-containing protein: MKIENLKPFNGQHCETTATGTLLLQLGIELSEPMLFGLGEGLGFIFWNMKSMSFPFIGGRVKPDVLTENIARNLNLELTVKETSSTQKAWENVKELIDNGQVVGLKLDCYHLEYFSRPFHFAGHYAALYGYDSENAFLVDTNQQGGQVKTSLKSLALARAEKGPMSSKNLFYSLRKTDKMFDIKSAVITAIRNNATEHINPPITNIGYKGILKTSSEIIKWFKASKDIENDFKTTAMLMEKAGTGGALFRNLYRDFLKECYDLLELDKIKAGHEAFVEIAELWSSVSLLFEKVSQTKEFQYILQASDILKTISEKEKKTMELLTTI, from the coding sequence ATGAAAATTGAGAATTTAAAACCGTTTAACGGACAACATTGTGAAACGACGGCGACAGGAACTTTGTTGCTACAACTAGGAATTGAACTTTCTGAACCAATGCTTTTCGGTTTAGGTGAAGGACTTGGGTTTATCTTTTGGAATATGAAATCAATGAGTTTTCCATTTATTGGAGGACGAGTAAAACCAGACGTTTTAACAGAAAACATTGCAAGAAACCTAAACCTTGAATTGACTGTGAAAGAAACTTCGTCAACTCAAAAGGCTTGGGAAAATGTAAAAGAACTTATTGATAATGGACAAGTTGTTGGGCTGAAATTGGACTGCTATCATTTAGAGTATTTTTCAAGACCATTTCATTTTGCTGGACATTATGCTGCACTTTATGGTTATGATAGTGAAAACGCCTTTTTGGTGGACACTAATCAACAAGGCGGACAAGTGAAAACAAGTTTGAAAAGTTTAGCATTGGCACGGGCAGAAAAAGGACCAATGTCATCGAAAAATCTGTTTTACTCATTACGTAAGACAGACAAAATGTTTGATATAAAAAGTGCAGTAATTACAGCAATTAGAAATAATGCGACAGAACATATTAATCCACCCATTACAAATATTGGATATAAGGGAATTCTAAAAACAAGTTCTGAAATAATTAAGTGGTTTAAGGCAAGTAAAGACATTGAAAATGACTTCAAAACAACTGCAATGCTTATGGAAAAGGCAGGAACAGGTGGCGCATTGTTTAGAAATTTATACCGGGACTTCTTAAAAGAATGTTACGACTTGCTAGAACTTGACAAAATAAAAGCAGGACACGAAGCATTTGTAGAAATTGCTGAACTTTGGAGTTCCGTTTCTCTATTATTTGAAAAAGTAAGCCAAACGAAAGAATTTCAGTATATTTTGCAAGCATCAGACATCTTGAAAACAATTTCGGAAAAAGAAAAAAAGACAATGGAATTATTGACGACAATATAG